Proteins found in one Arachis stenosperma cultivar V10309 chromosome 8, arast.V10309.gnm1.PFL2, whole genome shotgun sequence genomic segment:
- the LOC130944161 gene encoding uncharacterized protein LOC130944161, whose translation MASSGGGDGVRPTKRPLGFMKHAMARKDSFIQWFAMTGILLLSMRSLGQKYRIHSLQEENYTLQEEHDLLEERINNIKRDLLHEASEDSTGAFASRLRLLFSDHH comes from the coding sequence ATGGCTTCCTCAGGCGGCGGCGACGGCGTGAGGCCAACAAAGAGGCCGTTAGGGTTTATGAAGCACGCGATGGCAAGAAAGGACAGCTTCATTCAGTGGTTTGCGATGACTGGGATTCTGCTTCTGAGCATGAGATCTTTGGGTCAGAAATACCGAATCCATAGCCTTCAGGAGGAAAACTATACTCTTCAGGAGGAGCACGATTTACTCGAGGAGCGCATCAACAACATCAAGCGTGATCTGCTTCATGAAGCTTCTGAAGACTCCACTGGCGCCTTTGCTTCTCGCCTTCGTCTTCTCTTCTCCGATCACCACTGA
- the LOC130944160 gene encoding uncharacterized protein LOC130944160, translating to MITRSNLAEQLREYQIRSKHDWASVSFFSSTSSNLASSRVDVVVFVIWELVILAFLVFSVVSLYFKHIRLAFILVCITVLLLLCMKITKQVRLARRKKRRMLLPLSM from the exons ATGATTACACGATCGAATCTGGCGGAGCAGCTAAGGGAGTATCAGATTCGATCCAAGCATGACTGGGCCTCTGTCTCgttcttctcttctacttcttctaATCTCGCCTCTTCCAG GGTGGATGTCGTGGTCTTTGTAATATGGGAACTTGTTATTTTAGCTTTCCTGGTTTTTTCAGTAGTCTCGTTGTACTTTAAGCACATCCGGCTTGCTTTTATATTAGTTTGTATTACGGTGTTGTTGCTTTTATGCATGAAAATTACAAAGCAAGTAAGACTAGCAAGGAGAAAGAAACGAAGAATGCTTCTCCCGTTGTCAATGTAA
- the LOC130944159 gene encoding lysine histidine transporter-like 8 produces the protein MEEEVVEVMKKSSRASPAMSSTTHVHSPSMVDSAPKTPKSPFATRFMNTPLASPMKKAFENIHGYLEEVGRFTKLDHQDAWLPITESRKGNAYYAAFHILSSGIGFQALVLPLAFTNLGWIWGIICLCGAFMWQLYTLWLLIQLHESESGVRHSRYLKLAMAAFGEKLGKLLALFPIMYLSGGTCVTLIMIGGGTVKIFFQIVCGEGCTLSPLSTTEWYLVFTCTAILLAQLPNLNSIAGVSLIGAITAVAYCALIWIVSMVKGTLPHVSYDPPKGPSEFTNTFCVCNALGIIAFAFRGHNLVLEIQGTMPSDAQQPSRLAMWRGCMFAYLIIALCLFPLAIGGYWAYGNSIPPDQGMLSALYKFHQHDTSKLIIALTSLLVVINSLSSFQIYAMPVFDNLESRYTIIKNRPCPRWLRMALRGFFGCFAFFIAVALPFLRSLAGLIGGIALPITLAYPCFMWVEIKKPKIYSINWCLNWTLGILGMVLSVMVVTGAIWSIVAQGIKFHFFNPQ, from the exons ATGGAGGAGGAAGTTGTTGAAGTGATGAAGAAGAGTAGCAGAGCCTCTCCGGCCATGTCTTCTACTACTCATGTGCATTCTCCATCCATGGTGGATTCGGCACCCAAAACTCCTAAAAGCCCGTTTGCAACTCGTTTTATGAACACTCCCTTGGCCAGCCCCATGAAGAAGGCCTTTGAAAACATACACGGTTACTTGGAAGAAGTTGGGCGCTTCACTAAGCTTGACCATCAAGATGCCTGGCTTCCTATCACCGAGTCGAGAAAGGGAAACGCATACTATGCTGCGTTTCACATTCTCAGCTCGGGAATTGGATTCCAGGCCCTTGTTCTTCCCTTGGCCTTCACTAATCTAGGATG GATTTGGGGAATCATATGTTTGTGTGGGGCTTTCATGTGGCAGCTCTACACGCTATGGTTACTAATTCAGCTCCACGAATCGGAGAGTGGGGTGCGCCATAGCAGGTACCTCAAGCTTGCAATGGCAGCATTTG GAGAGAAGCTAGGAAAATTGCTGGCACTGTTCCCAATCATGTACCTATCGGGTGGGACGTGTGTGACCCTCATCATGATCGGAGGTGGCACCGTGAAGATATTCTTTCAGATTGTGTGTGGAGAGGGATGCACCCTAAGCCCACTCAGCACCACAGAGTGGTATTTGGTGTTCACTTGCACGGCCATTTTGCTTGCTCAACTTCCCAACCTCAATTCAATTGCAGGGGTTTCACTTATTGGAGCCATCACTGCTGTGGCTTATTGTGCTCTCATATGGATTGTATCTATGGTCAAAGGCACCCTCCCTCATGTATCCTATGATCCACCAAAGGGTCCATCAGAGTTCACTAACACTTTTTGTGTGTGCAATGCTCTTGGCATTATAGCATTTGCTTTCAGGGGTCACAATCTTGTATTAGAAATACAG GGGACAATGCCTTCGGATGCTCAACAACCTTCCCGTTTGGCCATGTGGAGAGGTTGCATGTTTGCCTATCTAATAATTGCCTTATGTTTGTTTCCCCTTGCCATCGGAGGTTATTGGGCTTACGGAAATTCA ATACCTCCCGACCAAGGGATGTTGAGTGCCTTGTACAAGTTCCACCAACATGATACATCAAAGTTGATCATCGCTTTGACAAGCTTGCTGGTTGTCATCAACAGCCTCAGTTCCTTCCAAATCTATGCAATGCCAGTGTTTGACAATTTGGAATCAAGGTACACAATCATAAAGAACAGGCCTTGCCCCAggtggctaagaatggccttGAGGGGATTCTTTGGATGCTTCGCCTTTTTCATCGCCGTAGCTTTACCCTTTCTGCGAAGTTTGGCAGGTCTTATCGGAGGCATTGCCCTGCCTATAACACTAGCTTACCCCTGTTTCATGTGGGTAGAGATTAAGAAACCAAAGATTTATAGCATAAATTGGTGTCTAAATTGGACGCTAGGAATACTTGGTATGGTTCTTAGTGTAATGGTTGTCACAGGAGCCATTTGGAGCATAGTGGCTCAGGGAATAAAATTCCACTTCTTCAATCCACAGTAA